The genomic DNA AGCGCCAGTGCCAATTTGCACCCGGTTGTCAGCATTCAAAGTTCTTAAAAGGGCACCATAAACATCTCTTGTGGCTCGAGCATAAGCCACGGCATCGATACGCTGACGGGGTAACAAGGTTTCGTAGGTTCCACAGGCTGAGCCAGTATAATTGGCCACTTCAACCTGCAAGTAAATCGTATCATTGCTATAAAAATTAAAAGTAGATAAATCATCGACCTCACCAATACCAACATTAAAGACACCGTTGGCAACATTGACGATATTGTCAGATGGTGTGCCAGTTGGCCAAAGTTTATTGCCACCACTAACTGCATCATGAATCGAAAACCGAAAACAATAATTCGTCCCAGAACCGCCTAAGGGATTGCCACTACTATCAGTTAAGCGGCCCTGATAGGAAAGAATTTTTGAAACACCGACAGCCGCTTCCATTTTTTCCGGAAACAAGATATTAGCCGAAAGGGACACGACAACAATGAAAGAAAAAATAATCTCCAGTAAACCAAGCAAGGCCAGTAAGAAAAATGGTTTTCTGGCTTTGTAAAGAAATTTAACACCCTTGGAAGTGATGGCCATGTCTCCTAGAATTTAAGATTTTGAATCACCTCGTCAGTTTCATTATAGCACTTTTCAAAAAGCTGTTGAAGGGGGAAAACAATGTTTTTCGTCTCTGGCGACTCGCCAATGGCTGGGGGTAAATAAGGCAATTCTTGGGCCGGAAAGTGATGGTTGACATGAACTGTTAATTCTAACGGGGCTAGAATTTTCAAAAAGTATTGCTCCTTTTTTCTCCCCCCTTCTTTCTCTAAAGTAAATTGCGTGCCAAAATCTCGTAAATCACTTCTAGCTAAAATTTTTTCATCAACAAAATTCAAAAATAGATCTTTTAAAGGAATAACATTATTGAAGCGATAATAAATATCAAAATTAAAGCCAAAGCCTTGAAGTTTTGTTTGAGCAAAGAGTTTCTGATAAATTTTTAGTGATTCGCTAATCAATGAAGTTTCTTGAGGTTCTTTTTGAGAAAGATCTTCAACGATTAATCTTAATGGTTCAACAACCACTTTTAATTGCATTTTTGGCAATTCTAAAACTTTGGTTTGTAAAATCGGATCATCAATAAAGCGGGCACCAATGGCTGCTTCGCCATAATAAAGACCAGCCAAGGTTGAATTGTCAGGCGCGGTAAAACTTTTTTCCTCAAAAAGAAAGACGATGTTAGTATGGTAAAGAGATTTAGAAGTAATTGTCATATAATATTATACTATATCAATGTAATCTAACAATGTAATCTACCAACAATTTATTTAAAAACCTCTTCTATTTTAATCGGTTGAAGAGCGGTGATTGGATACCAAGGTCCGCTTTCGTCCTCTTCAGCCACTAAAAGATAATAGATACCTGCCGCTAAATTAGAAGGAAGATCGTTGAATGCGTAATAATATTGCCCATTCCGACAAGGAAAAGCTTTATTGTAGACAAAGTTGCTGGGATTTTTCTCGTAATCTTCTTCTTGTGAATAAATGAGAACGACAAAATATTTTCTCTGACACTGACCTTGTAAAAATAATTTTGATTTTTCTTCGGAGGTGACTTCTAAATTAATGGTCCAATTTTCTTGATTGGTATTTTTTTGAAATATTCCAAGATGCCAGTCCAAAATTTTCTTGGTTCGAATTGGTTCACCAGCCAGAGAAAAGAAATACACTCTTTGTGGCTCAAGCCAATGGAACTCCACCTGACGATCATAGATTTCATCACCGATGGCAAATTTTAGTTTAAATAGATATCGACCTGGCGACCAATTATCTATTTTTTTAATTTTAAAACGATAATGATTCTCTTCTTCTAAGAGATTAGGCAAGATAATTATTTCTTGGCTAGCAGGGCTTATTAAACTTGCTTGTTTAAGCTGGAAAAATGGTTGAAAAAGAAATTTAATTTTATTCCATAAATTCTGCTCTGCAATTTTTGGTTTTGACAAAAGAAATTCTGGTTCCTCATAAATTAAGAATTTATTTTTAGCGGCAACTAAACTTATTTTCCATTCTGGTGTTTCTGGCTCGATAATTTCTTCTTCTTCAATTATTTCTTCTTCTCTTATCTCGGCAGCTGGCTCCTCAATTTGATAATTGATTTCTAACCAAACCGCCTCAAGGTAAACAGCTGAGGATTGAGAATTTAGAATATAGGATTGAGAGGAAGAATAAGTAAATCTGATTTTAAAATTTTCTAAATCTTGCCAATTTTCAAATACCGGCAGGGCGTATAAAAAATAGCCACCATTAGTGGCATTAGAAATTTCGTTGGCAAAATTTAATTCACCAGCCCTCTGCCAATTGTTTTGGTAAAGATATTCAATCTTTAGTTTATCTTCAGCGCTACCACGACCGGCCAAGGAAAATCTTAATTGAATACTTTTGATTTTATTTTCTCTAAATTGATCAGGAAGAGAGAAATTGGATAACTCTAAAAATTTTTCCTCAAAAACTTCAAAAACTTGCTGTTCTTTTTGCAAAACCTCTTCTTGATCCGGTCTTTGCAATTGTTCTTCGGGAGATGACTCAAAAGCCTTAAAAGGAGAAGCAGAGTTTTCTGGGTTAAATTCTTCAAAACTCGCCTGCTCACCCAAATCTTGAATAAAAATTGCTTCCGGATTTTGCCAATCAGTAAGATAGACAGTGGGCAAAATTTTTGTTTCGTTCTTGGCCCGAACAAAATGAACAAAGGTTGATTTCCTGAATAATAGATTCCCTGCCCCGCTAATAAAAACAAGGCTTAAAATTAAACTAGTAACAAGAAGAATGAATCTTTTTTTTCTTAATAACATTGGAGACGAAAAGTTATTTATTGATTTTGGTTTCTTTCAGAAGATAAAAATTTGCGCAGATAAAAATCGCATTTTCTAAATTTTCTTTTGATCCCTAAACAAAGCGTCAAAGAAACCCCTAAAGCCCAGATAGCTAAACCGGCAATAAGACTCCAGACCATCGTTGGTGGAATAATCCAGAAAAGAAAACGCAGACCATTTTTCACTACCTTGACCTCAATTTCTTTAGAAGGACGAGACTCTTCTTCACCAATCATGGCAATGGCATAGCCAGAATATTGGCCCGGCAAAAGGACTTGAGAATAAGTAATGCCCCAATGACCATTTTCTTGAACCTCTTCTTCTGCACTTAAAGTCTTGCCTGATTCGTGATTTAAATAAAGTTTGATTTTTGCACCAGGTAAACCTATTCCTCTGACGACCAAACTTCCTAACGTCTCGCTGACTAAAAGTTCCTTTTGATAGTAATTAATTTTTGGAATGGGAATCGGTTCAATCGTAATCATTAAATTTTTTTCTGAATAATTTCCGGCTTTATCATAGGCCCTGACAGCGATTGAAAGATCGCCCGGTTTTTGTTTTGGTATTTGTAAATAATTTTCTTTCACTTGAATTGGTGGATTCTCTAATATTTTTACAGTGTAATAGTCAGTGCCAGAGAGTTCATCTTTAGCACTAAAACGAAGAGTAGGTGCTGGATTATAAGTAAAATGACCTTCGTCAACGGTGATCTGTAAGTCAACCGGTGGTGTGGTATCAATTTGTATCTTAAAATGATTAGTTTCTCCCCAACCAGCCTCATTTTTGGCTTTGAGATGAAAATACCAAATTCCTTCGTTTAAATTTAAATAAGCGGTGGAAGTGTTTAAGCCCTCACCACTGTTATCAGGCACCGTCTCTGGTTTTTGGTCTAAAATATAACTGTAATCAGTAATCCCACTTTGCCACGTCCAGCTTAAAATGATGTTTTTTTCTTGATACCATTTTGTTTCCTCAGGATGAGTTGAGGAAAAGATTTTTACTTTGGAGGGCGGTTCTGGCTTAACTGGCTGAAGGGGTGGCGGTTGAGCAGGTTTGGGTAGACCAGTTTCATAGAGGGTAAAATTTGCCTGAGAAGTGTTTTTTAAAATATTGGTACCAAAGCCATCATTAGCTAAAACCTGAGCTGAAGAAATTGTAACCCAAGCCGAACCAGCTGATTTGACTTTAAAATTAATGGTGAGAACTCGACCACTGCCATTAAAGCCAGGATTGGGAATACCGCCGGAAAAAGAAATCGTCCCGTTTGGATTAGAAAAACTTGGTTCATTAAACCATAGACTCAGGATTGTTCCTGATTTAGAAAGACTGATAACCTGTAAATTTTTTGAAAAAGAAAGATTGGCCTCAATCAAATTAATCGCATTGCCGCCTGTCTTAACCATCAAAGAGATAGAGAATGGTTTGTTGACCTCAAGGGTACCACTGGCTGGGGAAAAATAAAGACTGGCTGAAGGTGTGGCTTGAGCGACTGCCTCTTGGGGTGCCAAATCAAAAAATAAAAATGAAAAAATAAAAAAGAGAATGAAAAAATAAAAGTTTTGAATTCTGAATGGTGATTTTAACTTTTGCATTTTGATTTTTGAGTCTATTTTGTGTAATACAAATCTTTTTAGTTATTCAAACTAAACTCTAAATTCTATTTTCTAAATTCTAGATTCTAATATTTAGTATCTTTTTCTCAACTGCTCTCTTCTTTTTCTCATACAATCTCGACAGCGAAGCTGATCAATTCTGTCTGGATCAGGATTAAAGGGCAACTCTTTAATTTCTGCCCCACATTCACAACATTTGATATTCATCGCTGAAACATCGGTCATTTGACGCGGCTGAAAGCCACGTCCTCGAAAACCTTGATTCTTGCCTTGAAAAGCCATAGTAAGGCCTCAAATTTTGGAGACCTAGACTACGGCTTTTAATTTTGACAATGAAAATTAA from Patescibacteria group bacterium includes the following:
- a CDS encoding cohesin domain-containing protein, with the translated sequence MAPQEAVAQATPSASLYFSPASGTLEVNKPFSISLMVKTGGNAINLIEANLSFSKNLQVISLSKSGTILSLWFNEPSFSNPNGTISFSGGIPNPGFNGSGRVLTINFKVKSAGSAWVTISSAQVLANDGFGTNILKNTSQANFTLYETGLPKPAQPPPLQPVKPEPPSKVKIFSSTHPEETKWYQEKNIILSWTWQSGITDYSYILDQKPETVPDNSGEGLNTSTAYLNLNEGIWYFHLKAKNEAGWGETNHFKIQIDTTPPVDLQITVDEGHFTYNPAPTLRFSAKDELSGTDYYTVKILENPPIQVKENYLQIPKQKPGDLSIAVRAYDKAGNYSEKNLMITIEPIPIPKINYYQKELLVSETLGSLVVRGIGLPGAKIKLYLNHESGKTLSAEEEVQENGHWGITYSQVLLPGQYSGYAIAMIGEEESRPSKEIEVKVVKNGLRFLFWIIPPTMVWSLIAGLAIWALGVSLTLCLGIKRKFRKCDFYLRKFLSSERNQNQ